In Sphingomonas sp. SORGH_AS_0950, the following are encoded in one genomic region:
- a CDS encoding sigma-54-dependent Fis family transcriptional regulator: MSSIFPSAALVKQKYALISALRAQGLAIAESGAVPQAGDMFLLAEGDPVEHPARSVVVIDGPVPAIVPASAGRPATVTYSAAEAGVGNSFVRALVAGPTVPTAADPESLALFTLAERVAQSDITVLINGPTGTGKEVVARAIHAQSARAAKPFVAINCAALPESMLEALLFGHQKGAFTGAAQAGEGFFRAADGGTLLLDEIAEMPLQLQAKLLRVLQEREVIPLGASMPQSVDVRVIACANRDLQAEVAAGRFRADLYYRLSVFPLTTKALGERRMDIPALAATMILRHAAGRTVMPWPSTAAIEKLAMHNWPGNVRELENVIQRALLFAGGATIEAEHIVFDRPMVANDTDDMPLTVTTAEATLGKVVQMSEFAAIREMLAACGGNRVETAKRLGISERTLRYRLAKAREQGEEIIRPSSRAMMA, encoded by the coding sequence ATGTCGTCGATTTTCCCCTCCGCTGCGCTGGTTAAGCAGAAATACGCGCTGATTTCCGCGCTGCGTGCCCAGGGCCTGGCGATCGCCGAGTCGGGTGCTGTTCCCCAGGCCGGGGACATGTTCCTGCTGGCCGAGGGCGACCCGGTCGAGCATCCGGCACGCTCGGTCGTCGTCATCGACGGCCCGGTCCCCGCCATCGTCCCGGCAAGCGCCGGCCGCCCCGCCACCGTGACCTATTCGGCGGCAGAAGCGGGTGTGGGCAACAGCTTCGTGCGCGCACTGGTCGCCGGGCCGACCGTGCCGACCGCCGCCGACCCGGAGAGCCTGGCGCTGTTCACCCTGGCCGAGCGCGTCGCCCAGTCGGACATCACCGTCCTCATCAACGGCCCGACCGGCACCGGCAAGGAAGTGGTGGCCCGCGCCATCCACGCCCAGTCGGCCCGCGCGGCCAAGCCCTTCGTCGCGATCAATTGCGCGGCCCTGCCCGAGTCGATGCTCGAGGCACTGCTCTTCGGCCACCAGAAGGGCGCGTTCACCGGCGCGGCGCAGGCGGGCGAAGGCTTCTTCCGCGCGGCGGACGGCGGCACGCTGCTCCTCGACGAGATCGCCGAGATGCCGCTCCAGCTCCAGGCCAAGCTGCTCCGTGTCCTCCAGGAGCGCGAAGTGATCCCGCTCGGCGCGTCGATGCCGCAGTCGGTCGATGTCCGCGTCATCGCCTGCGCCAATCGCGACCTCCAGGCCGAAGTGGCGGCGGGCCGGTTCCGCGCCGACCTCTACTACCGCCTGTCGGTCTTCCCGCTGACCACCAAGGCGCTGGGCGAGCGCCGCATGGACATTCCCGCGCTCGCCGCGACGATGATCCTGCGCCACGCCGCGGGCCGCACCGTGATGCCCTGGCCCAGCACCGCCGCGATCGAGAAGCTGGCGATGCACAACTGGCCCGGCAATGTCCGCGAGCTGGAGAATGTGATCCAGCGCGCGCTGCTCTTCGCGGGCGGTGCGACGATCGAGGCCGAGCATATCGTGTTCGACCGCCCGATGGTCGCCAACGACACCGATGACATGCCGCTGACCGTGACGACCGCGGAAGCCACGCTGGGCAAGGTCGTGCAGATGAGCGAATTCGCCGCGATCCGCGAGATGCTGGCCGCGTGCGGCGGCAACCGGGTCGAGACCGCCAAGCGCCTGGGCATTTCCGAGCGCACGCTGCGCTACCGCCTCGCCAAGGCGCGCGAGCAGGGCGAGGAGATCATCCGTCCCTCTAGCCGGGCCATGATGGCATGA
- a CDS encoding flagellar hook-length control protein FliK codes for MMSPLASVPASGPSAVRSSLTAGAGNAMSSAFAMLFALVPGMGGDATAETGEAAKQGKGKTGGETAGSGSETDKDGKPLPSDATLLPMAVPPLPILPVEETTVAAPTDAVRASAAPITTLLATMPVSPEQAMPVAASTGDGTAPADAVASSGTTGLAKAPRFPSEALPVAADIPARAMATSGDGTVTANAVASSDTTGLAKAPRFPSRVLPVAADIPAQAMAAPGDGQALATTASATRTTAPLPSGTGSTLRSTGEAALAAMSTDSTVTQATREQGPALRSDVPARFAATAQAVPLAAPPTAEASAPILQTGQTAPAIQLFAGAMRAAQDEPEERSGRRKDTGLGAIDPATLTRADSLTAAPVAAMTGAEQAPLDMTQGHWPQGMIDRIERMREDAATADTRIQLSPDALGGIAVALRHEDGATHIHFTADQAQTATMLADAQPTLARLAEEKGMRLGQTAVDLGQSGGGGGERQPQRQPEPVLPTRPALAGGTASSDAGDAPADATTRIA; via the coding sequence ATGATGTCGCCCCTCGCCTCCGTCCCCGCTTCCGGCCCCTCCGCCGTCCGCTCGTCGCTGACGGCGGGCGCGGGCAATGCGATGAGCTCCGCCTTCGCGATGCTGTTCGCGCTGGTGCCCGGCATGGGCGGGGACGCCACGGCGGAGACGGGCGAGGCCGCGAAACAGGGCAAGGGCAAGACCGGCGGCGAGACCGCCGGGAGCGGCAGCGAGACGGACAAGGACGGCAAGCCCTTGCCGAGCGACGCCACCCTCTTGCCGATGGCGGTGCCCCCGCTCCCGATCCTTCCGGTCGAAGAGACGACCGTGGCGGCGCCGACCGATGCGGTACGCGCCTCGGCCGCCCCGATCACGACGCTGCTCGCCACCATGCCGGTTTCGCCGGAACAGGCGATGCCCGTGGCCGCCTCCACCGGCGACGGCACGGCACCCGCCGATGCGGTCGCGTCGAGCGGCACGACAGGCCTGGCGAAGGCGCCCCGCTTCCCGTCCGAAGCCCTGCCGGTCGCTGCGGACATACCGGCACGGGCGATGGCGACTTCCGGCGACGGGACGGTAACCGCCAATGCGGTCGCGTCGAGCGACACGACAGGCTTGGCGAAGGCGCCCCGCTTCCCGTCCAGAGTCCTGCCGGTCGCTGCGGACATACCGGCACAGGCGATGGCCGCTCCCGGCGATGGGCAGGCCCTTGCGACCACGGCATCCGCGACACGGACCACCGCCCCCCTGCCCTCCGGTACGGGGTCCACCCTCCGCTCGACGGGGGAAGCGGCGTTGGCGGCCATGTCGACCGATTCGACCGTGACCCAAGCCACTCGGGAGCAGGGCCCGGCGCTACGCTCGGACGTGCCGGCGCGCTTTGCCGCCACGGCGCAGGCGGTGCCGCTCGCCGCGCCGCCGACCGCCGAAGCCTCCGCCCCGATCCTGCAGACGGGCCAGACCGCGCCCGCCATCCAGCTGTTCGCCGGCGCCATGCGCGCGGCGCAGGACGAACCCGAGGAGCGGTCCGGCCGCCGCAAGGATACGGGGCTGGGCGCCATCGACCCCGCGACGCTGACCCGCGCCGATTCGCTGACCGCCGCGCCGGTCGCGGCGATGACGGGCGCCGAGCAGGCCCCGCTCGACATGACGCAAGGCCACTGGCCGCAGGGCATGATCGACCGGATCGAGCGGATGCGCGAGGACGCCGCCACTGCCGACACCCGAATCCAGCTGTCCCCCGACGCGCTGGGCGGCATCGCGGTCGCGCTGCGCCATGAGGACGGCGCGACGCATATCCACTTCACCGCCGACCAGGCGCAGACCGCGACGATGCTCGCCGATGCGCAGCCGACGCTCGCCCGGCTTGCCGAGGAAAAGGGCATGCGGCTGGGCCAGACGGCGGTCGATCTGGGCCAGTCGGGCGGCGGCGGCGGCGAGCGCCAGCCGCAGCGCCAGCCCGAACCCGTTCTGCCCACCCGCCCGGCGCTTGCCGGGGGGACGGCCTCCAGCGACGCCGGGGATGCCCCCGCCGACGCCACCACCCGAATCGCCTGA
- a CDS encoding flagellin: MTVIASNISALRATAASTSASLALSSSMERLSTGQRINSAKDDAAGLAISNSMTAQIKGMAQGIRNANDGISMAQTAEGALNEVSNMLQRMRELKVQSSNGTYSADDKKNITNEQTTLADQISSVVKNTKFNGTALFNAASTVSIQTGATSSDTVSINLRDMTASYQAGTGGAADTGSKLSAVVDFAPASGSTSLKSDTLDNYDAAIADVSKIRAGLGATQNRLQSAVNSATSNMTNLSEARSRIQDTDFSEETTALAKAQILSQASTAMLSQANQSQQGVLKLLG; encoded by the coding sequence ATGACCGTTATTGCCAGCAATATCAGTGCATTGCGTGCTACCGCCGCGTCGACCTCGGCGTCCTTGGCCCTCAGCAGCTCGATGGAGCGCCTGTCGACCGGCCAGCGCATCAACTCGGCAAAGGACGACGCCGCCGGTCTGGCGATCAGCAACTCGATGACCGCGCAGATCAAGGGCATGGCGCAGGGCATCCGCAACGCCAATGACGGCATCTCGATGGCGCAGACGGCCGAAGGCGCGCTGAACGAGGTCAGCAACATGCTGCAGCGCATGCGCGAGCTGAAGGTCCAGTCGTCGAACGGCACCTATTCGGCCGACGACAAGAAGAACATCACCAACGAGCAGACGACGCTCGCCGATCAGATCAGCTCGGTCGTGAAGAACACCAAGTTCAACGGCACGGCGCTGTTCAATGCGGCCTCCACGGTCTCGATCCAGACCGGCGCGACCAGCAGCGATACGGTCTCGATCAATCTGCGCGACATGACCGCGAGCTATCAGGCCGGCACCGGCGGCGCGGCCGACACGGGTTCGAAGCTGAGCGCGGTGGTCGATTTCGCCCCGGCTTCGGGTTCGACCTCGCTGAAGTCGGACACGCTGGACAATTACGACGCCGCGATCGCCGACGTGTCGAAGATCCGCGCGGGCCTGGGTGCCACCCAGAACCGTCTCCAGTCGGCGGTCAACAGCGCGACCTCGAACATGACCAACCTGTCCGAAGCGCGCAGCCGCATCCAGGACACCGACTTCTCGGAAGAAACCACCGCGCTCGCCAAGGCGCAGATCCTGAGCCAGGCGTCCACCGCGATGCTGAGCCAGGCCAACCAGTCGCAGCAGGGCGTGCTGAAGCTCCTCGGCTAA
- the fliE gene encoding flagellar hook-basal body complex protein FliE, producing the protein MSVGGVGGAMSVDRVMALRAQILERNQALKAASQAGANQAAQAAQTQAPAAPATFADTLESALKGVNEGQQQAARLSESYERGETVDIAKVMMARQQASVGFEATLQVRNKLLSAYKDIMSMPV; encoded by the coding sequence ATGAGCGTCGGCGGTGTCGGCGGCGCGATGAGCGTCGACCGGGTGATGGCGCTTCGTGCCCAGATCCTGGAACGCAATCAGGCGCTCAAGGCGGCAAGCCAGGCCGGTGCCAACCAGGCGGCACAGGCCGCCCAGACTCAAGCCCCGGCGGCGCCGGCGACCTTCGCCGACACGCTGGAGTCCGCGCTGAAGGGCGTGAACGAGGGCCAGCAACAGGCCGCCCGCCTGTCCGAATCCTACGAACGCGGCGAAACCGTCGACATCGCCAAGGTGATGATGGCCCGCCAGCAGGCGTCGGTCGGGTTCGAGGCGACGCTGCAGGTCCGCAACAAACTCCTGTCCGCCTACAAGGACATCATGAGCATGCCGGTGTAA
- the fliF gene encoding flagellar basal-body MS-ring/collar protein FliF: MSTALTPASTNPAPALPPLPEKFANPLRQIKSVMAQPAVRRSAPMALLIGLIAAAALAWMALSSPTQKTLFENLSDADKQAVTTALSAANIKSKINDGTGALTVNEEDYSRARMLLAGQGLPKQAPGGYAILDQLPMGVSRAVEGERLRQARESELARSIEEIDAVAEARVHLATPDASPFIRDKSSPSASVVLKLNAGRSLSESQVQSIVNLVASSVPGMKPEDVTVVDQMGGLLSKKGADGATGDDRRIDFQRRMEEKYRTQLIQLLTPLVGAGNFTAEVQADVNLDETSATSERYDKDGALRAETGNWTGNQKDPTTPGGIPGALSNTPPPASTLQQPQPANGASGNPPADGKPVAGGPGLNPEKQSDAFQRAYDLNKEVSVTRATPGSIKRLTVAVLLRDPATGKRSQMEISQISDLVKSAVGFDQQRNDNVTVISRKFADASLDDKRAWYDNSWLPIVARNATALVIALLVLLLGVRPLVKAMTRKKAEAEAAKALPMGAADGAGQGVGEVLMGADGQPVIGPNGEPVRIGPDGQPVWVGADGQPLPGMIGTQPPAVTLDEIEDTNNFSDRITKVRGFTRDNPARAALAVRDMIRSEAQQ, from the coding sequence ATGAGCACTGCCCTCACCCCCGCATCGACCAATCCCGCACCGGCCCTGCCGCCGCTGCCGGAAAAGTTCGCCAACCCGCTTCGCCAGATCAAGTCGGTGATGGCGCAGCCCGCCGTCCGCCGCTCCGCGCCGATGGCGCTGCTGATCGGGCTGATCGCGGCCGCCGCGCTCGCCTGGATGGCGCTGTCCAGCCCGACGCAGAAGACGCTGTTCGAGAATCTGTCGGACGCGGACAAGCAGGCGGTGACGACCGCGCTGTCGGCGGCGAACATCAAGAGCAAGATCAACGACGGCACCGGCGCGCTGACCGTCAACGAAGAGGATTATTCCCGGGCGCGGATGCTGCTGGCGGGTCAGGGGCTCCCGAAGCAGGCGCCCGGCGGCTATGCGATCCTCGACCAGTTGCCGATGGGCGTCAGCCGCGCGGTCGAGGGCGAACGGCTTCGCCAGGCGCGCGAGAGCGAACTGGCCCGCTCGATCGAGGAGATCGACGCGGTGGCCGAGGCGCGCGTGCACCTCGCCACGCCCGACGCCTCGCCCTTCATCCGCGACAAGTCCTCGCCTTCCGCCTCGGTGGTGCTCAAGCTGAACGCCGGGCGCTCGCTGTCGGAATCGCAGGTCCAGTCGATCGTCAACCTCGTCGCCTCGTCGGTGCCCGGCATGAAGCCCGAGGATGTGACCGTGGTCGACCAGATGGGTGGCCTGTTGTCCAAGAAGGGCGCCGACGGCGCGACCGGTGACGATCGCCGGATCGATTTCCAGCGCCGCATGGAAGAGAAATACCGCACCCAGCTGATCCAGCTGCTGACCCCGCTGGTCGGCGCGGGCAATTTCACCGCCGAGGTGCAGGCCGACGTCAATCTCGACGAGACCAGCGCCACGAGCGAGCGTTACGACAAGGACGGCGCGCTGCGGGCCGAAACCGGCAACTGGACCGGCAACCAGAAGGACCCGACCACCCCCGGCGGCATCCCCGGCGCGCTGTCCAACACGCCGCCGCCCGCCAGCACGCTGCAACAGCCCCAACCCGCGAACGGCGCGAGCGGCAACCCGCCCGCCGATGGCAAGCCGGTCGCCGGTGGTCCGGGCCTCAATCCGGAAAAGCAGTCCGACGCCTTCCAGCGCGCCTACGACCTGAACAAGGAGGTTTCGGTGACGCGGGCCACGCCGGGTTCGATCAAGCGGCTGACCGTCGCGGTCCTGCTGCGCGATCCCGCCACCGGCAAGCGCAGCCAGATGGAGATCAGCCAGATTTCCGACCTGGTGAAGTCGGCGGTCGGCTTCGACCAGCAGCGCAACGACAATGTCACCGTCATCAGCCGAAAGTTCGCCGACGCCAGCCTGGACGACAAGCGCGCCTGGTACGACAATAGCTGGCTGCCGATCGTCGCCCGCAATGCCACCGCGCTGGTCATCGCGCTGCTGGTCCTGCTGCTGGGCGTGCGTCCGCTGGTCAAGGCGATGACCCGCAAGAAGGCCGAAGCCGAGGCGGCCAAGGCGCTGCCCATGGGCGCCGCCGACGGCGCGGGCCAGGGTGTCGGCGAAGTGCTGATGGGCGCCGATGGCCAGCCGGTGATCGGCCCCAACGGCGAACCCGTGCGGATCGGTCCCGATGGCCAGCCGGTGTGGGTCGGCGCGGACGGCCAGCCCCTGCCCGGCATGATCGGCACGCAGCCGCCCGCCGTGACGCTCGACGAGATCGAGGACACGAACAATTTCAGCGATCGCATCACCAAGGTGCGCGGCTTCACCCGTGACAATCCGGCGCGCGCCGCGCTGGCCGTCCGCGACATGATCCGTTCGGAGGCGCAGCAATAA
- a CDS encoding FliH/SctL family protein, with the protein MSDFVAGFSARQNAAAAALHQAFAPPGGFAPSNMAGLGIDLGSGPISFRPQGPAGTGAGQTGGAPRQADGQPRHFHPANRDQDPTEGWDPFAACEDAAAPAIDPITAAHDAGHAEGYAAGLAAAAAQFQARAEAEARDGRMVDAIAQALSSRVDRSMMAEQLRQTVLALVGKLVGEIGVDADRLTGRIEAAIDLLADTQEAAMLRVHPDDVALLEGRLPQTVFPVGDPAVERGGFVLESASTIVEDGPSLWLDQLSAAIDKVPVPQC; encoded by the coding sequence ATGTCTGATTTCGTCGCGGGTTTCTCCGCACGCCAGAATGCCGCCGCAGCCGCGCTGCACCAGGCCTTCGCCCCGCCGGGCGGCTTCGCGCCGTCCAACATGGCGGGACTGGGCATCGACCTGGGTTCGGGGCCGATCTCCTTCCGGCCGCAGGGACCGGCGGGCACGGGCGCGGGCCAGACCGGCGGCGCGCCCCGGCAGGCCGACGGGCAACCGCGCCACTTCCACCCCGCCAATCGCGACCAGGACCCGACCGAGGGCTGGGACCCGTTCGCGGCGTGCGAGGACGCGGCGGCCCCTGCAATCGATCCGATCACCGCCGCGCACGACGCCGGTCATGCCGAGGGCTATGCCGCCGGGCTGGCCGCCGCCGCCGCGCAGTTCCAGGCGCGGGCCGAGGCCGAGGCGCGCGACGGCCGGATGGTCGATGCGATCGCGCAGGCGCTGTCCTCGCGCGTCGACCGGTCGATGATGGCCGAACAGCTGCGCCAGACCGTCCTCGCCCTGGTCGGCAAGCTGGTGGGCGAAATCGGCGTCGATGCCGACCGGCTGACCGGCCGGATCGAGGCCGCGATCGACCTGCTCGCCGATACGCAGGAAGCCGCGATGCTGCGCGTCCATCCGGACGATGTCGCGCTGCTCGAAGGGCGCCTGCCCCAGACCGTCTTCCCGGTCGGCGACCCCGCGGTGGAGCGCGGCGGCTTCGTCCTCGAAAGCGCGTCCACCATCGTCGAGGACGGCCCCTCGCTGTGGCTCGACCAGCTTTCCGCCGCGATCGACAAGGTGCCCGTTCCCCAATGCTGA
- the fliG gene encoding flagellar motor switch protein FliG, which yields MASAEEGRVYSGVERAAVLMMLVGEEEAAAILQKLEPDEVRELGKAMYSIADVSEQDVGFVLDDFVGCARARASIAFQPKPIVENLMNRALGPERAGSVLSRIVPAEAQCEIEMLGWLDPVDIAKIVEKEHPQIGAVLIANCDPAVAGKVLELLPDVMQPDILHRVARLGPVTPQAIDTLNEILKRWSEGSGSGQGLALGGSREAAKILSSARKATEQRVMPKLFKIDRDVAKQIEEALFIFENLLDMDDKNLGTLIRNVDGEILTRALKGAEEAARERFLGCMSARAAAGIRDEIESRGPMKLSEVLEAQKAMITVARNLAKEGTIMMGGGEDDYV from the coding sequence ATGGCTTCTGCCGAAGAAGGGCGCGTCTATTCGGGTGTCGAGCGCGCCGCGGTCCTGATGATGCTGGTAGGCGAGGAAGAAGCCGCCGCGATCCTCCAGAAGCTGGAGCCCGACGAGGTCCGCGAACTGGGCAAGGCGATGTATTCGATCGCCGATGTCAGCGAGCAGGATGTCGGCTTCGTCCTGGACGATTTCGTCGGCTGTGCCCGCGCCCGCGCCTCGATCGCGTTCCAGCCCAAGCCGATCGTCGAGAATCTGATGAACCGCGCGCTCGGCCCCGAACGCGCCGGCAGCGTGCTGTCGCGCATCGTGCCCGCCGAGGCGCAGTGCGAGATCGAGATGCTCGGCTGGCTCGATCCCGTCGACATCGCCAAGATCGTCGAGAAGGAACATCCGCAGATCGGCGCGGTCCTGATCGCCAATTGCGATCCCGCCGTCGCGGGCAAGGTGCTGGAACTGCTTCCCGACGTGATGCAGCCCGACATCCTCCACCGCGTCGCGCGGCTGGGGCCGGTGACGCCGCAGGCGATCGACACGCTGAACGAGATCCTCAAGCGCTGGAGCGAGGGCAGCGGCAGCGGCCAGGGTCTGGCGCTGGGCGGTTCGCGCGAGGCGGCCAAGATCCTGTCGAGCGCGCGCAAGGCGACCGAGCAGCGGGTCATGCCCAAGCTGTTCAAGATCGACCGCGACGTCGCCAAGCAGATCGAGGAGGCGCTGTTCATCTTCGAGAACCTGCTCGACATGGACGACAAGAATCTGGGCACGCTCATCCGCAACGTCGATGGCGAAATCCTCACCCGCGCGCTCAAGGGCGCCGAAGAGGCCGCCCGCGAACGCTTCCTGGGCTGCATGTCGGCGCGGGCGGCGGCGGGTATCCGTGACGAGATCGAGTCGCGCGGGCCGATGAAGCTGTCCGAGGTGCTCGAGGCGCAGAAGGCGATGATCACCGTCGCGCGCAATCTCGCCAAGGAAGGCACGATCATGATGGGCGGAGGCGAGGACGACTATGTCTGA
- a CDS encoding flagellin — protein MTVIASNISALRASSANGAASEALNVSMERLSTGKRINSAKDDAAGLAIAASMSAQVRGMNQAIRNSNDGISMAQTAEGALQEVSNMLQRMRELAVQKANGIYSTNDKANITSEQNALAAQVSTILRNTQFNGQKLLNGTAGNSGAVQIQAGANTSDAITMNFSDLTTATEMTNVMVLGDPNASPPTDSSVKSTATLENFDSAIGKVANIRAGLGATQNRLQSAVNNLTSNVTNLTDARSRIEDTDFSAETTALAKAQILSQASTAMLSQANQSQQGVLKLLGQ, from the coding sequence ATGACGGTTATCGCCAGTAATATTTCGGCGTTACGCGCGTCGAGCGCCAACGGCGCCGCATCGGAAGCGCTGAATGTATCGATGGAGCGCCTGTCGACCGGCAAGCGAATCAATTCCGCGAAGGACGACGCCGCCGGCCTCGCCATCGCCGCCTCGATGTCGGCGCAGGTGCGCGGCATGAACCAGGCCATCCGCAATTCCAATGACGGCATCTCGATGGCGCAGACCGCCGAAGGTGCGCTCCAGGAAGTGAGCAACATGCTCCAGCGGATGCGCGAACTGGCGGTGCAGAAGGCCAACGGCATCTATTCGACCAACGACAAGGCGAACATCACCTCGGAACAGAACGCCCTGGCGGCACAGGTTTCGACGATCCTTCGCAACACCCAGTTCAACGGGCAGAAGCTGCTGAACGGCACCGCGGGCAATTCGGGCGCGGTCCAGATCCAGGCGGGCGCGAACACCAGCGACGCCATCACCATGAATTTCAGCGACCTGACGACGGCGACCGAAATGACCAACGTCATGGTCCTGGGCGATCCGAATGCCAGTCCGCCGACCGACAGCTCGGTGAAGTCCACGGCGACGCTCGAGAATTTCGACTCGGCCATCGGCAAGGTCGCCAATATCCGCGCGGGCCTCGGCGCCACGCAGAACCGGCTCCAGTCGGCGGTCAACAACCTGACCTCCAACGTCACCAACCTGACCGATGCGCGCAGCCGTATCGAGGACACCGATTTCTCGGCCGAAACCACCGCGCTCGCCAAGGCCCAGATCCTGAGCCAGGCATCGACCGCGATGCTGAGCCAGGCCAACCAGTCCCAGCAGGGCGTGCTCAAGCTGCTCGGCCAGTAA
- a CDS encoding FliI/YscN family ATPase, with protein MLNRFTADYLDTLAQADFAPRPVVAGRLASYDGLLMEAVGLSLPVGTVCAIGEKGGSCVEAEVIGFRNGRTLMMNLGGPAPLLPRAPVRPLGPPGEAEVGAAMLGRVVDGSGKPIDGLGPIRGAGRWPLAGRMQSPLDRGRVLEPMDVGVRAINGLLTIGQGQRVGIMAGSGVGKSVLLGMMVRAARADVIVIGLIGERSREVADFLETKVAGEARARSVVVAVPANHSPVLRIRGALRATAIAEAFRAEGKKVLLIMDSLTRVAHAGREIGLALGEPASARGYPPSAIAMLPNLIERAGADAHGPGSITAIYTVLADGDDGNDPVVDSARSILDGHIVLNRHLAERGVYPAIDIGPSVSRVMTDIVGKPHAQAARTLRRHLATYEENRDLVLMGAYRAGADPAIDAAIACHPAVMEYIRQDADEVVPLDHAVEELVGIFGQPLG; from the coding sequence ATGCTGAACCGTTTCACCGCCGATTATCTCGATACGCTGGCCCAGGCCGATTTTGCGCCGCGTCCCGTGGTGGCGGGGCGGCTGGCCTCCTATGACGGGTTGCTGATGGAGGCGGTCGGCCTCTCGCTGCCGGTCGGCACGGTTTGCGCGATCGGCGAGAAGGGCGGATCGTGCGTCGAGGCCGAGGTGATCGGCTTCCGCAACGGCCGCACGCTGATGATGAATCTGGGCGGCCCCGCCCCCCTGCTCCCGCGCGCGCCGGTGCGCCCGCTCGGCCCCCCGGGCGAGGCGGAAGTGGGCGCGGCGATGCTCGGCCGCGTGGTCGACGGATCGGGCAAGCCGATCGACGGCCTGGGCCCCATTCGCGGCGCGGGCCGCTGGCCGCTGGCGGGCCGGATGCAGTCGCCGCTCGACCGGGGTCGCGTGCTGGAGCCGATGGATGTCGGCGTGCGCGCGATCAACGGCCTGCTGACCATCGGCCAAGGCCAGCGCGTCGGCATCATGGCGGGATCGGGTGTCGGCAAGTCGGTGCTGCTGGGCATGATGGTCCGCGCCGCGCGCGCCGACGTCATCGTCATCGGCCTGATCGGCGAGCGCAGCCGCGAGGTCGCCGACTTCCTGGAAACCAAGGTCGCGGGCGAGGCACGCGCGCGCTCGGTGGTGGTCGCGGTGCCCGCCAACCATTCGCCGGTGTTGCGTATTCGCGGCGCATTGCGGGCGACCGCCATTGCCGAGGCGTTCCGTGCCGAGGGCAAGAAGGTCCTCCTCATCATGGATTCGCTGACCCGCGTCGCGCATGCCGGGCGCGAGATCGGGTTGGCGCTGGGCGAACCCGCCTCGGCGCGCGGCTATCCGCCCTCGGCCATCGCGATGCTGCCCAATCTGATCGAGCGGGCGGGCGCCGATGCGCATGGGCCGGGATCGATCACCGCCATCTACACCGTGCTGGCGGACGGCGACGACGGCAACGACCCGGTGGTCGACTCGGCGCGCTCGATCCTGGACGGGCATATCGTGCTCAACCGCCATCTCGCCGAGCGCGGCGTCTATCCCGCGATCGACATCGGCCCCTCGGTCAGCCGCGTGATGACCGACATCGTCGGCAAGCCCCATGCCCAGGCCGCGCGGACGCTGCGTCGTCATCTGGCGACCTATGAGGAAAACCGCGATCTCGTCCTGATGGGCGCCTATCGCGCCGGCGCCGATCCCGCGATCGACGCCGCCATCGCCTGCCATCCGGCGGTGATGGAATATATCCGGCAGGACGCCGACGAGGTCGTGCCGCTCGACCATGCGGTCGAGGAACTGGTGGGCATTTTCGGCCAGCCGCTCGGCTGA